In the genome of Acaryochloris thomasi RCC1774, the window ACGGAGAGTCACCCGTTGGCTTTGTCATGCTCTATGACGAAACCCTGCGCTCTAATCCACCGGCAAATCCAAAAGTAACGCTTTGGCGATCCATGGTGGATGCTAATTGTCAAAGGCAGGGGGTTGGTACGGCGGCCCTAAAACTTATCATTGATCATGTTCGTTCACAGGGCTTCTCTTCTTTGACGACCTCCTATGTGCCAGGTCCTGGTTGTCCTGAGGGCTTCTACTTGAGAAACGGTTTTCGTCCTACAGGGGGAGTTGAGGATGGAGAAACTATCATGGAACTCCTCTTGACGGCCTGAGCTGGAGTAAACAGCGATTGCAAATCATCGATGTATATGTGTACATCAAGTCAGCAGATACTGATGCGCCCAAAGGGCCGCTTGGGTGCGATCTCGTACATCCAGCACACAAAAGATGTTCGTCATGTGATTTTTGATCGTCCCCTCCGTCAGATTCAGGGCTGCGGCAATCTCGCGGTTGCTTTGTCCCTGACCTAAAAGCCGAAGAATCTCCAGTTCTCGCTCACTAAACTGGTTATAGTCTGTTTGTTCATGACCCATGTGCGGATCGAGGTGAGAAAAAACCTTGGGCGCAATGGTAGGGCCAAGCTGACTGTATCCCTGATGCAGATGGCGGATGGCCGCTGCAACCTCTGGGGCGGGCGTACTTTTGAGCAGATATCCTAATGCTCCCGCCTGCAGCGACTGAAACACATACTCATCGTCATCAAAGGTGGTCAAAACCAGAATCCGGATCCAGGGATAGCGGGCATGAATTTCTTGAGTGGCCTGGACGCCATCACAGATGGGCATCCGCACATCCATTAGCACGACATCAGGCTGAAGACGATGGGTAAGTGCGATCGCATCTTGCCCGTGATTGGCTTCACCCACGACCTCTAAATCTTCTTCAAGGGAGAGAAGCGACGCGAGACCCTGACGAAAAATCGGCTGATCATCAGTCAGCAAGAGTCGAATCATTGCGGCACCGTGACCTGCAGGCAGGTTCCCTTTCCAGGCGTACTATTGACCTGTATCGAGCCGCCAATCAACTGCGCTCGCTCCCGCATGCCTCGTAAGCCAAATCCAGCGGTTGACTGAGTCAAATCAAAGCCAATGCCATTGTCTTCCAACATGAGAGTGACACCTGTAGATGAAGTCTGTCCCTGCAGGGTAATGAACTGAGCCTGACTGTGTCTGCGGATATTCTCTAATCCTTCTTTGACGATGCAGTAAAGCTGGTGACTGGTTTGCAGCGGCAGTTTGGGTAGATCAATTTTAGTCTCGACTGTTAAAGATGATGGCTCAGAGGTTAAAGATTCTATCAGGCGAGTCAGGGCCAGATTGAGATCAAACGCTTCCTCTCGCATGGTCGTCACGGCACGACGGACCTCCCGTACCGATTGCCCCGCCAACATTTTCGAGGTATTCAGAGCCTGCTGAACCTGGTCAGACTTTCGTTCATAGAGCCGTTGCGCTAGTTCTAGCTGCACGTCGAGAGACGTAAGAGTGTGTCCGAGGGAATCATGAATATCGCGGGCAATCCGGGTGCGCTCTAAATCCGCCGCTAGAATCTCGACTTCCCGAGCTAAGTCTGCTTCTCGATAACGGCTTTTCCGTTCAGAGATGATCGTAAAACCCAGCAATATGAGCAAGGAGCTGGCCGTAATGAAAATGCTGACATTGTTGAGGACAAGATTAAAAATAGCGAGGGGGTGAGGAATTGCATAAAACTCTTCTATCTCAGCTTGCATGACCTCAATAGGTTGCGAAAATCTCGTCACAAAGTATTGAACTAAAACCATATGCCACGCAGTACCAGAAGCAATCGTCGTGAAGATGACTTCCCGCTGACTGAGCAGAAAGCAACTTTTCACAATGATGAGATACAGCAACAGATCTAAGCCCCAGTGCGACCATAGGCGAGTCGATAAAAGGCAGCCAATTTCGACCCAGATATAAATGCGCCGCTGCCAAAGGGGACGATGAATGGGGAACCAAAAGCTCAGAATTGCCAACAGCCCGAACACGACAAAGACAAGTAAGTCCCCGATATCGCCTTCGTAGGCAAAGGACGGGTATAGAATTGGGAATAGAATCCTGAGGGCGATGATGCTTAAAAAAAGCCACTCTAGGTACCGCAGAATTTTAGGGATTGAGGGGGATGTCGTGAAGATAGTCTCCGTTGCTCTGCGGGTCATGGCAGCGTCCCTCCTGTAGACCTTGATCTTATCGAAGCTAGCTTAAGATCGCGATGACAAACGTCATGCAACTGAGTGACCTTTTGTTATGGACTGGTGTCTAGGCCGCACTGACATCCAAAGCAGGTGTAGGGACTAAATATCCATCTTCCATGTATACAATTCGGTCGGCAATGTCCAAAATGCGGTTGTCGTGGGTGACTAGCAAAATAGTGCATCCCTGCTCCTGAGCAAGACGCTGCATGATCTCTACGACATCGCGACCTGACTTTTTATCTAGGGCGGCGGTGGGTTCGTCGGCCAGGATAATTTTAGGGTGACTGACGAGGGCACGGGCAATCGCAACCCGCTGTCGCTGTCCACCGGAGAGAGCGTCGGGATAATAGTTGATGCGATCTGCTAAACCAACGGCGGTGAGCATATTGGATGCGATCGCATCTAAATCCTGTTCTAAAAAAGAATCATGCAGCTCCAAAGACATCCGAACGTTTTGCTTGGCCGTCAGAAAGCTCAACAGATTGTGAGCTTGAAAGATATAGCCAATGTTGCAG includes:
- a CDS encoding sensor histidine kinase, translated to MTRRATETIFTTSPSIPKILRYLEWLFLSIIALRILFPILYPSFAYEGDIGDLLVFVVFGLLAILSFWFPIHRPLWQRRIYIWVEIGCLLSTRLWSHWGLDLLLYLIIVKSCFLLSQREVIFTTIASGTAWHMVLVQYFVTRFSQPIEVMQAEIEEFYAIPHPLAIFNLVLNNVSIFITASSLLILLGFTIISERKSRYREADLAREVEILAADLERTRIARDIHDSLGHTLTSLDVQLELAQRLYERKSDQVQQALNTSKMLAGQSVREVRRAVTTMREEAFDLNLALTRLIESLTSEPSSLTVETKIDLPKLPLQTSHQLYCIVKEGLENIRRHSQAQFITLQGQTSSTGVTLMLEDNGIGFDLTQSTAGFGLRGMRERAQLIGGSIQVNSTPGKGTCLQVTVPQ
- a CDS encoding ATP-binding cassette domain-containing protein, which encodes MSAIITAHQLSHHFGEGQLQKQVLFDIDLEIRAGEIVILTGPSGSGKTTLLTLLGGLRAAQSGSLTILGQEILGASKQQLGKLRCNIGYIFQAHNLLSFLTAKQNVRMSLELHDSFLEQDLDAIASNMLTAVGLADRINYYPDALSGGQRQRVAIARALVSHPKIILADEPTAALDKKSGRDVVEIMQRLAQEQGCTILLVTHDNRILDIADRIVYMEDGYLVPTPALDVSAA
- a CDS encoding GNAT family N-acetyltransferase, producing MHVSLREVTAETVRSVADLTVNDAQKHFVASNAFSLAQALFSEEAWYRAIYNGESPVGFVMLYDETLRSNPPANPKVTLWRSMVDANCQRQGVGTAALKLIIDHVRSQGFSSLTTSYVPGPGCPEGFYLRNGFRPTGGVEDGETIMELLLTA
- a CDS encoding response regulator transcription factor, encoding MIRLLLTDDQPIFRQGLASLLSLEEDLEVVGEANHGQDAIALTHRLQPDVVLMDVRMPICDGVQATQEIHARYPWIRILVLTTFDDDEYVFQSLQAGALGYLLKSTPAPEVAAAIRHLHQGYSQLGPTIAPKVFSHLDPHMGHEQTDYNQFSERELEILRLLGQGQSNREIAAALNLTEGTIKNHMTNIFCVLDVRDRTQAALWAHQYLLT